One genomic window of Methanosarcina acetivorans C2A includes the following:
- a CDS encoding AI-2E family transporter: MASYLSTPSVSYSMKSYDPVKVLYTVIISLVSLYTLYITSAFFYVLILSALFAYIIHPVYFFCIRFVKSKQICALIPLGTIFLITLASGVMIVKALMNEISRILEIPNTINGFANMDLRRIVGLFEPLIQTHPGKLTESIGAYLNSLVTDYVPQIQNNIFQISTGLSILIIELIVIVVLTYYLLVESETIATELPNLFPDRKVGVVFLGELNYIYQNLFIVYFLTCLITGIIGGVLYWALGVPYSLIWGILTFIMALLPVVGAGTVYGLLALYYVLIDDFFTAGALIFLGIVFLSIIPDFIMRPRFARNRAAIHPAITLVAFAAPVFVLGPIGIIIGPLTYGFLLAAFRTRKILGTSSAQTESSAAGSPEDLVGSQREKSDESPVGRSVERPVKASGERSRSGN; the protein is encoded by the coding sequence ATGGCAAGTTATTTATCTACTCCCTCAGTATCTTATTCTATGAAAAGTTATGATCCTGTTAAGGTTCTCTATACAGTCATAATTTCACTGGTGTCTTTATATACTTTATATATTACCTCCGCTTTTTTTTATGTTCTTATTCTCAGTGCGCTTTTTGCTTACATTATTCATCCTGTGTACTTCTTTTGCATCAGGTTCGTAAAGAGCAAGCAGATCTGTGCCCTGATCCCGCTTGGTACAATCTTTCTTATTACATTGGCTTCCGGTGTTATGATAGTGAAGGCTTTGATGAATGAGATTTCAAGAATTTTGGAAATTCCCAATACCATTAACGGGTTTGCAAATATGGATCTAAGGCGGATAGTAGGGCTTTTTGAGCCTCTTATTCAGACCCATCCCGGGAAACTGACTGAAAGCATCGGCGCATACTTAAATTCCCTGGTCACGGATTACGTACCCCAAATTCAAAATAATATCTTCCAGATATCAACAGGCCTTTCTATCCTGATTATAGAGCTGATCGTAATCGTTGTCCTGACCTATTACCTGCTTGTAGAAAGCGAAACTATTGCAACCGAACTCCCAAATCTCTTTCCGGACAGGAAAGTGGGGGTCGTATTTCTCGGGGAGCTCAATTACATTTACCAGAACCTCTTCATAGTTTATTTCCTGACCTGCCTCATTACCGGCATAATCGGGGGAGTCCTTTACTGGGCCCTCGGAGTGCCCTATTCACTAATCTGGGGAATTCTAACTTTCATAATGGCTCTCCTGCCGGTTGTAGGTGCAGGCACGGTCTACGGTCTACTTGCCCTTTACTATGTCCTCATAGATGACTTTTTTACGGCAGGAGCTTTGATTTTCCTGGGAATTGTCTTCCTGAGCATTATCCCTGACTTTATCATGAGACCAAGATTTGCCAGAAACAGGGCTGCCATCCATCCGGCAATTACTCTTGTCGCCTTTGCAGCTCCGGTCTTTGTTCTCGGCCCGATAGGGATCATTATAGGCCCGCTCACCTACGGATTTTTACTTGCAGCCTTCAGAACCAGAAAAATACTCGGGACTTCCTCCGCCCAGACAGAGAGTTCAGCTGCAGGTTCACCTGAAGATTTGGTTGGGAGCCAGAGAGAAAAATCAGATGAGTCGCCGGTTGGAAGGTCCGTTGAAAGGCCGGTTAAGGCTTCCGGGGAACGTTCTCGGTCCGGAAATTAA